In Actinomyces radicidentis, one genomic interval encodes:
- a CDS encoding ArsR/SmtB family transcription factor: MTELLEAPMAAAEACAPGGGTISMEQAERVALVVKALADPVRLRILHHIAASRCSSVCACHMPEVFGVTQPTLSHHLKKLVEAGLVDKEMRGKWAHFTPRPEGLAALHEYLAMLG, translated from the coding sequence ATGACCGAACTGCTGGAAGCCCCGATGGCCGCCGCCGAGGCCTGCGCGCCGGGTGGCGGCACGATCTCGATGGAGCAGGCGGAACGGGTTGCGCTCGTCGTCAAGGCGCTCGCTGACCCGGTGCGGCTGCGGATCCTGCACCACATCGCGGCCAGCCGGTGCTCCAGCGTGTGCGCGTGTCACATGCCCGAGGTGTTCGGCGTGACCCAGCCGACGCTGTCACACCACCTGAAGAAGCTGGTCGAGGCCGGGCTGGTGGACAAGGAAATGCGCGGCAAGTGGGCGCACTTCACCCCGCGACCCGAAGGGCTGGCCGCGTTGCACGAGTACCTCGCCATGCTGGGCTGA
- the arsD gene encoding arsenite efflux transporter metallochaperone ArsD, with protein MPVIRVFEPALCCNTGVCGPDLDQELVDFTAAVNALKAQGVDVHRANLASEPAQFAEHPVVVKFLQAAGSEGLPLTLVDDVTVLAGRYPRRDELERYAGLNPTKDAQPQGGCCGPQQEAPAASTGCCGQPATTSTVSGCC; from the coding sequence ATGCCCGTCATCCGTGTCTTCGAACCTGCACTGTGTTGCAACACCGGGGTCTGCGGCCCCGACCTCGACCAGGAGCTGGTCGACTTCACCGCCGCGGTCAACGCCCTCAAGGCGCAGGGGGTGGATGTCCACCGCGCCAATCTGGCCAGCGAGCCGGCGCAGTTCGCGGAGCACCCCGTGGTCGTCAAGTTCCTGCAGGCCGCCGGCTCCGAGGGGCTACCCCTGACGCTGGTCGACGACGTCACCGTGCTGGCCGGCCGCTACCCGCGCCGCGACGAGCTGGAGCGCTACGCCGGCCTGAACCCGACGAAGGACGCCCAGCCCCAGGGCGGATGCTGCGGCCCGCAGCAGGAAGCCCCCGCCGCGTCCACTGGCTGCTG